In Accipiter gentilis chromosome 18, bAccGen1.1, whole genome shotgun sequence, the following are encoded in one genomic region:
- the POLR3H gene encoding DNA-directed RNA polymerase III subunit RPC8, producing MFVLVEMTDTVRIPPWQFERKLNESIAEELNKKLANKVVYNVGLCICLYDITKLEDSYIFPGDGASHTKVHFRYVVFHPFLDEILIGQIKSCSQDGVHVSIGFFDDIVIPPESLQQPAKFDEAEQVWVWEYETEEGAHDLYMDIGEEIRFRVVDETFVDTSPTGPSSAEASTSNATEEVQKKEAPYTLVGSISEPGLGLLSWWTNS from the exons ATGTTTGTCCTGGTAGAGATGACTGACACAGTGAGAATTCCTCCCTGGCAGTTTGAAAGGAAACTGAACGAATCCATTGCGGAAGAGCTAAACAAGAAATTGGCCAATAAG GTTGTATACAATGTCGGCCTCTGCATCTGTCTGTATGATATCACAAAGCTGGAAGATTCATACATATTCCCTGGAGATGGTGCATCACATACCAAAG tgcATTTCCGCTACGTGGTCTTCCATCCCTTCCTGGATGAGATTCTGATCGGACAGATTAAAAGCTGCAGTCAGGATGGCGTTCACG tttctATTGGATTCTTTGATGATATTGTCATTCCACCAGAatccctgcagcagccagctaAGTT CGATGAAGCAGAGCAGGTGTGGGTGTGGGAATATGAGACGGAAGAAGGGGCTCATGACCTTTACATGGACATTGGGGAGGAGATCCGCTTCCGAGTCGTGGATGAAACGTTTGTCGATACATCACCAACAggtcccagctctgcagaggctTCCACTTCAAATGCCACAGAAGAAGTCCAGAAGAAAGAGGCACCCTACACTCTTGTG GGATCAATCAGCGAGCCAGGCCTGGGCCTCCTGTCGTGGTGGACAAACAGCTAG